DNA from Methanomicrobium sp. W14:
AAAGGCATGATGTTTATAAGCGATGTACTTAACCTGTTCTCTATTCAATCGGATTATTCTAGTGTTTGTTTTCAACTGGCAAAACCTGAGGATTATACTTCAAATAGCTACGAAGAAGACTCCAGTAGAGTAACAGGAGATATTCCGATAATGAATTCTTTAAGCAGCTCCCTGGCAAACATAATTTTTCTGTTAATATATCCGTTTGTGTTTTTTGGAATAGCCTATGTTAAATTTATGAGAACGGATTTGAGGTAACAAACGGGAGGTGAAAAATATGTCAATAGAAAGGGTTTTAATAGTCGGGAAAAAAGAATTTGCAGACATCATTACAGGCAGAAGATTTTTTGCCCTTCTCGTAATGCTTTTGATAATCACCGGGACATGCGTAATTAGTGAATCAGTGGGCTATTATGATGAACTTAAAGCTTATTCAAGTTCCGGAAGCACGGTTATGGATGAAAGCGGAGCAATCCACTATGGCGAAGCAGCATACAAACCTTCGGCAATAAACCTGTTTTTTGGTATTGCTGATGCTCTGACATCCTATATTTTCGGTCCTTTGATTGCAATAGCAATGGGTTTTGATGCCATTACAAGAGAGAGGGAGACAGGGTCTATAAAGTCAGTCCTTTCGCATCCTCTCTACAGGGATGAACTGATTAACGGAAAAGCGCTTGGAGGCATCCTGTCCATAGGAGTTGCAACGGCGGTTGTTTTTATTCTCACGTTTTCAATTCTTCTGGTAATGGGAATTGTTCCTTCATTTTCTGAATCGGGTTCATTAATTGTATTATTTATATTT
Protein-coding regions in this window:
- a CDS encoding ABC transporter permease subunit, with the protein product MSIERVLIVGKKEFADIITGRRFFALLVMLLIITGTCVISESVGYYDELKAYSSSGSTVMDESGAIHYGEAAYKPSAINLFFGIADALTSYIFGPLIAIAMGFDAITRERETGSIKSVLSHPLYRDELINGKALGGILSIGVATAVVFILTFSILLVMGIVPSFSESGSLIVLFIFTLFYLAGVYSMSLMASVFSKKGKTALVYSLVLFLAFSYMAPALGPSVISTILGPEPDSIYTANYYDNEELLQEVNNYYSAETTMKGIILQLSMSTNYQYIGYAVTKTTLFWNMNTAGAHDQYGMLDYSSMGIGLSDVLEKVWGNIIFLFVYPVVFFGIAYVKFMRLDLR